A genomic segment from Rubrobacter tropicus encodes:
- a CDS encoding AAA family ATPase, which translates to MPPGVSRSGELGELLRGESYLADEGLVTAIFLALKLGRPLFLEGEAGVGKTEVAKVLSRILDTPLIRLQCYEGIDVFQAVYEWDYARQLLHIRAAEAFGEEDRAHVERDLYDREFLVSRPLLQALEHRGPMPPVLLIDEVDRSDDEFEAYLLEILSDFAVTIPELGTIAAERPPVAVLTSNRTREVHDALKRRCLYHYIEHPGFEREVEIVKLRVPEAEEELARQVAAATENMRSMDLYKPPGVAETLDWTEALVALGARELDEKLVEATLGSVLKYREDQQRAKAAGLSALVGGVRSAGGDA; encoded by the coding sequence AGGGGCTCGTCACGGCGATCTTCCTCGCCCTCAAGCTCGGACGGCCGCTCTTCCTGGAAGGCGAGGCCGGCGTCGGCAAGACCGAGGTTGCGAAGGTCTTGTCTCGCATCCTTGATACGCCCCTGATCCGGCTCCAGTGCTACGAGGGGATAGACGTCTTCCAGGCCGTCTACGAGTGGGACTACGCCCGCCAACTCCTCCACATCCGGGCCGCCGAAGCCTTCGGCGAAGAAGACCGCGCCCACGTCGAGCGCGACCTCTACGACCGCGAGTTCCTCGTAAGCCGCCCGCTCCTGCAGGCACTCGAACACCGCGGCCCGATGCCGCCGGTCCTCCTCATAGACGAGGTAGACCGCTCGGACGACGAGTTCGAGGCGTACCTGCTGGAGATACTCTCGGACTTCGCCGTCACGATCCCCGAGCTCGGCACCATCGCCGCCGAGAGGCCGCCCGTCGCCGTGCTTACCTCCAACCGGACGCGCGAGGTCCACGATGCCCTCAAGCGCCGTTGCCTCTACCACTACATAGAGCACCCCGGCTTCGAGCGGGAGGTTGAGATCGTCAAGCTCAGGGTCCCAGAGGCCGAAGAAGAGCTCGCCCGCCAGGTCGCAGCCGCGACCGAGAACATGCGCTCGATGGACCTGTACAAACCCCCCGGCGTCGCCGAGACCCTCGACTGGACCGAGGCTTTGGTGGCACTCGGCGCCCGCGAGCTCGACGAGAAGCTCGTGGAGGCCACTTTGGGCTCCGTGCTCAAGTACCGCGAGGACCAGCAGCGGGCAAAGGCCGCCGGCCTCTCCGCCCTCGTCGGCGGGGTCCGTTCGGCGGGGGGCGATGCCTGA